Proteins encoded by one window of Mesorhizobium sp. INR15:
- the rplE gene encoding 50S ribosomal protein L5, whose protein sequence is MAKAQTKQATAQNTPRLKQVYNETIRKALREQFGYENEMQVPRIDKIVLNMGVGEATGDSKKPSIAAEDLAMIAGQKAVVTRARNSIAGFKVREKMPIGAKVTLRKERMYEFLDRLVNIALPRVRDFRGLNPKSFDGRGNYAMGIKEHIVFPEINYDKVDQIWGMDVIVCTTAKTDDEARALLKAFNFPFRQ, encoded by the coding sequence ATGGCTAAGGCTCAAACCAAGCAGGCAACTGCCCAGAACACGCCGCGCCTCAAGCAGGTCTACAACGAGACCATTCGCAAGGCGCTGCGGGAGCAGTTCGGCTACGAGAACGAGATGCAGGTTCCCCGCATCGACAAGATCGTGCTGAACATGGGTGTTGGCGAAGCAACCGGCGACTCGAAGAAGCCTTCGATCGCTGCTGAAGATCTCGCGATGATCGCCGGCCAGAAGGCCGTCGTGACCCGCGCCCGAAATTCGATCGCCGGCTTCAAGGTCCGCGAGAAGATGCCGATCGGTGCCAAGGTCACGCTGCGCAAGGAACGCATGTACGAGTTCCTCGACCGCCTCGTGAACATCGCACTGCCACGCGTCCGCGACTTCCGCGGATTGAATCCGAAGAGCTTCGATGGCCGTGGCAACTACGCCATGGGCATCAAGGAACACATCGTGTTCCCGGAGATCAACTACGACAAGGTTGATCAGATCTGGGGCATGGACGTCATCGTTTGTACGACTGCGAAGACGGACGACGAAGCCAGGGCATTGCTCAAGGCTTTCAACTTCCCCTTCCGCCAGTAA
- the rpsH gene encoding 30S ribosomal protein S8 produces MSLSDPLGDMLTRIRNAYGRKKSSVSTPASRLRTRVLDVLKAEGYIRDYSQTDFDNGKSEIEIELKYFDGAPVVREIARVSKPGRRVYVSAKSIPHVANGLGIAILSTPKGVMADHEAREQNVGGEILCQIF; encoded by the coding sequence ATGTCATTGAGCGATCCTCTCGGCGATATGCTGACCCGCATCCGCAACGCCTATGGGCGCAAGAAGTCGAGCGTCTCGACGCCGGCCTCGCGCCTGCGTACCCGCGTCCTCGACGTGCTGAAGGCTGAAGGCTATATCCGCGATTACAGCCAGACCGACTTCGACAACGGCAAGTCCGAAATCGAGATCGAACTGAAGTATTTCGACGGCGCGCCGGTCGTGCGTGAAATCGCCCGTGTTTCGAAGCCAGGCCGTCGCGTCTACGTTTCGGCCAAGTCGATCCCGCACGTCGCCAACGGCCTCGGCATCGCCATCCTTTCGACACCGAAGGGCGTGATGGCCGACCACGAAGCGCGTGAACAGAATGTCGGTGGGGAAATCCTCTGCCAGATCTTCTGA
- the rpsQ gene encoding 30S ribosomal protein S17, which yields MPKRILQGTVVSDKNEKTVVVKVERRFTHPVMKKTVRMTKKYKAHDESNAHKVGDQVSIQESKPISKDKRWIVVSSDQA from the coding sequence ATGCCAAAGCGCATTCTGCAGGGCACCGTCGTCAGCGACAAGAACGAGAAGACGGTTGTCGTCAAGGTCGAACGGCGCTTCACGCATCCCGTGATGAAGAAGACCGTGCGCATGACGAAGAAGTACAAGGCGCACGACGAGAGCAACGCCCACAAGGTTGGCGATCAGGTGTCCATCCAGGAATCGAAGCCGATTTCCAAGGATAAGCGCTGGATCGTTGTGTCTTCGGACCAGGCGTAA
- the rplN gene encoding 50S ribosomal protein L14, whose amino-acid sequence MIQMQTNLDVADNSGARRVMCIKVLGGSKRKYASVGDIIVVSIKEAIPRGRVKKGDVMKAVVVRTAKDIRRPDGSVIRFDKNAAVLVDNKKEPIGTRIFGPVPRELRAKNHMKIISLAPEVL is encoded by the coding sequence ATGATTCAGATGCAAACAAACCTCGACGTCGCGGATAATTCCGGCGCCCGTCGTGTCATGTGCATCAAGGTGCTGGGCGGCTCGAAGCGGAAATACGCTTCCGTGGGCGACATCATCGTGGTGTCGATCAAGGAAGCCATTCCGCGCGGCCGCGTTAAGAAGGGCGATGTGATGAAGGCGGTCGTGGTTCGCACGGCCAAGGACATCCGCCGCCCGGACGGCAGCGTGATCCGTTTCGACAAGAACGCGGCCGTTCTCGTCGACAACAAGAAAGAGCCGATCGGCACGCGTATCTTCGGACCGGTTCCGCGCGAACTCCGCGCCAAGAACCACATGAAGATCATCTCGCTCGCGCCTGAAGTGCTGTAA
- the rplX gene encoding 50S ribosomal protein L24 has translation MQKIRKGDKVVVLAGKDKGRSGEVLSVQPKEDTALVRGVNMIRRHQKQSQSQEGGIITKEAPIQLSNIALADPKDGKPTRVGFIFQKDGKKVRVAKRSGEVING, from the coding sequence ATGCAAAAGATTAGAAAAGGCGACAAGGTCGTCGTGCTGGCCGGCAAGGACAAGGGCCGTTCGGGCGAAGTCCTCTCGGTTCAGCCGAAGGAAGACACCGCGCTGGTGCGCGGCGTCAACATGATCCGCCGTCACCAGAAGCAGTCCCAGTCCCAAGAGGGCGGGATCATCACCAAGGAAGCGCCGATCCAGCTGTCGAACATCGCGCTGGCCGACCCCAAGGATGGCAAGCCGACCCGCGTCGGTTTCATCTTCCAGAAGGACGGCAAGAAGGTGCGCGTCGCCAAGCGCTCGGGAGAAGTCATCAATGGCTAA
- the rpsN gene encoding 30S ribosomal protein S14, translating to MAKTSSVEKNNRRRKLADQYAPKRAALKAIIMDQTKPMEERFRAQLKLAAMPRNSAKIRIRNRCEVTGRPRAYYRKLKVSRIALRDLGNNGQIPGLVKSSW from the coding sequence ATGGCAAAGACCAGCTCAGTCGAGAAGAACAACCGGCGCCGGAAACTTGCGGACCAGTACGCTCCCAAGCGTGCGGCCCTCAAGGCGATCATCATGGATCAGACCAAGCCGATGGAAGAGCGCTTCCGCGCCCAGTTGAAGCTTGCGGCCATGCCGCGCAACTCGGCCAAGATTCGCATCCGCAACCGCTGCGAAGTCACCGGCCGTCCGCGTGCCTACTATCGTAAGCTCAAGGTATCGCGCATCGCGCTTCGTGATCTCGGCAACAACGGCCAGATCCCGGGCCTGGTCAAGTCGAGCTGGTAA